A stretch of the Thunnus thynnus chromosome 7, fThuThy2.1, whole genome shotgun sequence genome encodes the following:
- the dhrs12la gene encoding DHRS-12_like_SDR_c-like domain-containing protein — MSLYRNSAWFLKGVTEFTRNAFLSASKRFVEKDLEVSMAGRSFMITGANSGIGKATAMAIAKRGGAIHMVCRNKDKAEEARADIVKETGNKEVYVHILDLSETKKVWEFAEAFKRKYKALNVLINNAGSIMSQRDVNAEGLEKSFATNVLGIYILTKSLIPLLEKSADPRVITVSSGGMLVQKLRTGNLQSERGRYDGTMVYAQHKRQQVVMTEQLAKTHTNIHFSVMHPGWVDTPAVANAMPDFHSSMKESLRTPEQGADTVVWLAISEAAITNPSGRFYQDRRMVSTHLPLAWTHSSSLEEQKLMSLLEDFAKTFQPH, encoded by the exons GAATGCCTTCCTGTCAGCCTCCAAGCGATTTGTGGAGAAGGACCTGGAGGTGTCCATGGCAGGACGCTCCTTCATGATAACAGGAGCCAACAGTGGCATTGGGAAAGCCACTGCCATGGCCATCGCTAAGAGAG GTGGAGCGATCCACATGGTGTGCAGAAACAAGGACAAGGCTGAGGAAGCTAGGGCTGATATCGTCAAGGAGACAGGGAATAAA GAGGTGTACGTCCACATCCTGGACCTGTCTGAGACCAAGAAGGTCTGGGAGTTTGCAGAAGCCTTCAAGAGGAAGTACAAGGCTCTCAATGTACTG ATCAATAACGCAGGCTCTATCATGAGTCAGAGGGATGTGAATGCCGAGGGGCTTGAGAAGAGCTTCGCCACAAATGTCCTGG GGATTTACATTCTCACAAAGAGTCTCATCCCTTTACTGGAGAAGAGTGCAGATCCCAGAGTG ATCACAGTGTCATCAGGGGGGATGTTGGTGCAGAAGCTCAGGACAGGAAACCTGCAGTCTGAGAGGGGCCGCTATGATGGCACCATGGTCTACGCCCAGCACAAG agGCAGCAGGTAGTGATGACAGAGCAGCTGGCTAAGACTCACACTAACATCCACTTCTCCGTCATGCATCCTGGCTGGGTGGACACTCCAG CGGTGGCCAATGCCATGCCAGACTTCCACAGCTCTATGAAGGAAAGCCTGCGGACCCCAGAGCAGGGGGCTGACACCGTGGTGTGGCTGGCTATCTCTGAGGCTGCGATCACAAACCCCAGCGGACGCTTCTATCAGG aCCGAAGGATGGTGTCCACCCACCTGCCGCTGGCCTGGACCCACAGCTCCTCCCTGGAGGAGCAGAAGTTAATGTCTCTGCTGGAGGACTTCGCCAAGACGTTCCAGCCACACTGA